A genomic stretch from Bacillus sp. E(2018) includes:
- a CDS encoding GNAT family N-acetyltransferase, whose product MIKYSGTPALETDRLLLRPLKPSDTQTIFNHWLSDERVADNRVNAAHTSVAQTEERVKKIVSQYEDHEFCYWGIELKETGELIGEIDLYDFDSSTDNCEVSYSLGFKWWNHGYGTEALQAVVEFGFRQMNIHKISAAHNTDNPASGRIMAKVGMKQEGVIRHMIRNAKNQYKDCAVYGILREDYLKLVCM is encoded by the coding sequence ATGATTAAGTATTCCGGAACTCCCGCTTTAGAAACAGACCGATTACTTCTTCGTCCTTTGAAACCATCCGACACTCAAACCATATTTAATCATTGGCTTTCAGACGAACGCGTCGCAGACAATCGAGTGAACGCTGCTCACACGAGTGTTGCTCAAACAGAAGAGCGGGTGAAAAAGATCGTCAGTCAGTATGAAGATCATGAATTTTGTTATTGGGGTATTGAGTTAAAAGAAACAGGTGAACTGATTGGAGAAATCGATCTGTACGATTTTGATAGCTCAACTGATAACTGTGAGGTAAGCTATTCGCTTGGGTTCAAGTGGTGGAACCATGGGTACGGGACCGAAGCACTGCAAGCTGTAGTAGAGTTCGGCTTTCGACAGATGAACATCCATAAGATCTCAGCTGCACATAACACCGATAATCCTGCTTCAGGTAGGATTATGGCCAAAGTTGGAATGAAACAAGAAGGCGTGATCCGTCACATGATCCGCAATGCAAAGAATCAGTATAAAGATTGTGCGGTGTATGGAATTCTTCGTGAAGACTATCTCAAATTAGTGTGTATGTAG
- a CDS encoding DUF4279 domain-containing protein, giving the protein MNETQVKVYFTLYGEAFPIDEVSQRLNILPTNSYKKGELISANSSLRRKETSWDYGTDYQYSLDVNEQLQQVMNPLRDKCSIINELQAEFGLASIIYIVIRMVNGQAPALYLKKDILTFASNIEAEIEVDLI; this is encoded by the coding sequence ATGAACGAAACTCAAGTAAAAGTGTACTTCACACTATATGGCGAAGCTTTTCCTATAGATGAAGTATCACAGCGATTAAATATATTGCCTACTAATAGCTATAAAAAGGGAGAGCTCATTTCAGCCAACTCTTCACTTCGCAGGAAAGAAACAAGCTGGGATTATGGGACAGACTACCAATATTCCCTCGATGTAAATGAACAGCTTCAGCAAGTGATGAATCCGTTGAGAGATAAATGCTCAATCATTAATGAATTACAAGCGGAGTTTGGTTTAGCGAGTATAATCTATATTGTAATTCGAATGGTAAACGGGCAAGCTCCAGCTTTGTATTTAAAGAAAGACATCCTCACATTCGCATCAAACATTGAAGCTGAGATCGAGGTGGACCTTATATGA